One stretch of Cryptosporangium aurantiacum DNA includes these proteins:
- a CDS encoding protein-glutamate methylesterase/protein-glutamine glutaminase, which yields MISVLVVDDSVVVRRLIVDALTDDPGIQVVGTASNGRLALAKIDELKPDVVTLDIEMPVLDGLGTLRELRPKHKRLPVIMFSTLTASGASATLEALAAGASDYVTKPANVGSVRESIKSVREQLIPRIYALAPRQRPSAVPPRPGALPGRPGAPATAPGGPPARAGAPLGRPQAPPPAGARPPGKAAPKTPGTRIDVIAVGCSTGGPDALAKVVQGFPKDLPVPVVVVQHMPPIFTKMFADRLDRASAVKVVEATADTPLTAGTVYIAPGDKHLEVIRRGTSVVTKLHEGPPENSCRPAVDPLFRSVATVYGAHALTVVLTGMGQDGKKGCEVLARVGSEIVVQDEETSVVWGMPGAVAAAGLADAIVPLGSISDTLLARVGHGRANRLAVVR from the coding sequence GTGATCTCAGTTCTGGTGGTCGACGACTCGGTCGTCGTCCGACGCCTGATCGTTGACGCACTCACCGACGACCCGGGCATTCAGGTCGTTGGTACCGCGTCCAACGGACGGCTCGCTCTCGCCAAGATCGACGAGCTGAAGCCCGACGTCGTGACGCTGGACATCGAGATGCCGGTGCTCGACGGCCTGGGCACCCTGCGAGAGCTGCGCCCCAAGCACAAGCGTCTTCCGGTGATCATGTTCAGCACGCTGACGGCCTCCGGGGCGTCCGCCACGCTGGAAGCGCTCGCGGCCGGCGCCAGCGACTACGTCACGAAGCCGGCGAACGTCGGCAGCGTGCGGGAGTCGATCAAGAGCGTCCGTGAACAGCTCATCCCGCGGATCTACGCGCTCGCGCCGCGGCAGCGGCCGAGCGCGGTTCCGCCGCGCCCCGGCGCGTTGCCCGGCCGCCCCGGCGCGCCGGCGACGGCGCCCGGCGGGCCACCCGCCCGCGCGGGTGCACCGCTCGGGCGGCCGCAGGCTCCGCCGCCGGCCGGTGCGCGGCCGCCGGGAAAGGCCGCCCCCAAGACGCCCGGGACCCGGATCGACGTCATCGCGGTCGGGTGCTCCACCGGCGGCCCGGACGCGCTGGCCAAGGTCGTCCAGGGCTTCCCGAAGGATCTGCCGGTGCCGGTGGTCGTCGTTCAGCACATGCCGCCGATTTTCACCAAAATGTTCGCCGATCGCCTAGATCGGGCAAGTGCAGTAAAAGTGGTCGAAGCGACGGCGGACACTCCCTTGACGGCCGGCACGGTGTACATCGCGCCGGGCGACAAGCACCTCGAGGTCATCCGGCGGGGGACCTCGGTCGTCACCAAGCTGCACGAGGGGCCGCCGGAGAACTCGTGCCGCCCCGCGGTCGACCCGCTGTTCCGGTCGGTGGCGACGGTCTACGGCGCGCATGCCCTGACCGTCGTGCTGACCGGAATGGGACAAGACGGTAAAAAGGGTTGTGAAGTTCTCGCAAGGGTCGGTAGCGAAATAGTGGTCCAGGACGAGGAGACATCCGTGGTCTGGGGAATGCCCGGCGCCGTCGCCGCGGCCGGGCTCGCAGACGCCATAGTGCCGCTCGGCTCGATTTCCGACACTCTGCTCGCTCGCGTCGGCCACGGCCGAGCTAACCGGTTGGCGGTGGTCAGATGA
- a CDS encoding response regulator, producing MKILIADDSRVMRQIVTRTLRQAGYDGHELIEAEDGAQLVQKANDEKPDLVLSDWNMPNMTGIEAIRALRASGNNTPFGFVTSEGTQEMRDTASAAGALFLIAKPFTAEMFKENLDSILG from the coding sequence ATGAAGATCCTGATCGCCGACGACAGCCGGGTGATGCGTCAGATCGTCACCCGCACACTCCGGCAGGCGGGGTACGACGGTCACGAGCTGATCGAGGCGGAGGACGGAGCCCAACTCGTCCAGAAGGCCAACGACGAGAAGCCCGACCTCGTTCTCTCGGACTGGAACATGCCCAACATGACGGGGATCGAGGCGATCCGGGCGCTTCGTGCCAGCGGCAACAACACGCCGTTCGGCTTCGTCACCTCGGAGGGCACGCAGGAGATGCGTGACACCGCGTCCGCGGCCGGCGCGCTGTTCCTGATCGCGAAGCCGTTCACGGCCGAGATGTTCAAGGAGAACCTCGACTCGATCCTGGGGTGA
- a CDS encoding chemotaxis protein CheW, translated as MDELDDIVQEFLVESHENLDQLDRDLVALEQHPDSRELLSSIFRTIHTIKGTSGFLAFHRLETVTHAGESLLSRLRDGAQSMNVESADALLRMVDSVRALLTSIEESGAEGDIDVQPAIEAVTACIEDGSGKPKAAAPAAPPPAEETLAETEPEAVADDTVEAELEPEPEPEPVGKAPVPAPRAGLTPPPGAPEPGEEGNAPQRRSVAESSIRVDVDLLDALMRLVGELVLTRNQLVRGVSEMSDPALTRTTQRLNLITSELQESVMKTRMQPIDQIWSKLPRVVRDLSSQLGRQIKLAMEGRETELDRSLLESVKDPLTHLVRNAVDHGIEPPDVRRAAGKNPEGTLTLRAYHEGGHVVVEVADDGAGIDPDRVASTALDRGVITRDQLARMETSDILQLLFQPGFSTAKKVTNVSGRGVGMDVVKTNIEKIGGTVDVDSTPGRGTTWRLTIPLTLAIIQALTVECSTEQYAIPQIAVDELVFVDGSSDKNIEHVSGAPVYRLRGKLLPLVRLDETLGLPVGSNDKDVYIAVLQAEGRRFGLVVDRVLNTEEIVVKPLAALLKDIGVYQGSTILGDGKVALILDVQSLARRSLLAAQAVEKSGIGAEAQQAQGRVGSGNRLLITGVGDRRVAVPLDMVTRLEEFPVDKIERVGSREVVQYRGRILPLVRLAHLLGAYPAEDGDSVPVVVYSERGRSVALAVEKIVDIVEDSLATHSDLDDSGLTGSAVIQQRVTEMLDVRQAILAADVNFFDAMDEYAENYSGGLEEMSGV; from the coding sequence GTGGACGAGTTGGACGACATCGTTCAAGAGTTCCTGGTCGAGAGCCACGAGAACCTCGATCAGCTCGACCGGGACCTGGTCGCGCTGGAGCAGCACCCCGACTCCCGTGAGCTGCTGTCGAGCATCTTCCGCACGATCCACACGATCAAAGGCACCAGCGGCTTCCTGGCGTTCCACCGTCTGGAGACGGTGACGCACGCCGGTGAGTCCCTGCTGTCCCGGCTGCGGGACGGCGCTCAGTCGATGAACGTCGAGAGCGCCGACGCGCTGCTCCGCATGGTCGACAGCGTGCGCGCTCTGCTCACCTCGATCGAGGAGTCCGGCGCCGAGGGCGACATCGACGTCCAGCCCGCCATCGAAGCGGTGACCGCGTGCATCGAGGACGGGTCCGGCAAGCCCAAGGCCGCCGCTCCGGCGGCACCGCCGCCCGCCGAGGAGACGCTCGCAGAGACCGAGCCAGAGGCGGTCGCCGACGACACGGTCGAGGCGGAGCTGGAACCCGAGCCCGAGCCCGAGCCGGTCGGCAAGGCACCGGTCCCCGCGCCGCGCGCCGGGCTGACGCCCCCACCGGGCGCCCCGGAGCCCGGCGAGGAGGGGAACGCCCCGCAGCGCCGCAGCGTCGCCGAGAGCTCGATCCGAGTGGACGTCGACCTGCTCGACGCGCTGATGCGGCTGGTCGGCGAGCTGGTGCTCACCCGCAACCAGCTCGTGCGTGGCGTCAGCGAGATGTCCGACCCGGCGCTGACCCGGACCACCCAGCGGCTCAACCTCATCACGTCCGAGCTGCAGGAAAGCGTGATGAAGACCCGGATGCAGCCGATCGACCAGATCTGGTCGAAGCTGCCCCGAGTCGTCCGCGACCTGTCGAGCCAGCTCGGGCGGCAGATCAAGCTGGCGATGGAGGGCCGGGAGACCGAGCTCGACCGGAGCCTCTTGGAGTCGGTGAAGGACCCGCTGACCCACCTCGTCCGCAACGCGGTCGACCACGGCATCGAGCCGCCGGACGTCCGCCGCGCCGCCGGGAAGAACCCCGAGGGCACGCTGACGCTGCGCGCGTACCACGAGGGCGGCCACGTGGTCGTCGAGGTGGCCGACGACGGCGCAGGCATCGACCCGGACCGGGTGGCGAGCACCGCGCTCGACCGCGGTGTGATCACCCGCGACCAGCTGGCCCGGATGGAGACCTCCGATATCCTCCAGCTGCTGTTCCAGCCGGGCTTCTCGACCGCGAAGAAGGTCACGAACGTCTCCGGCCGCGGCGTCGGCATGGATGTGGTGAAGACCAACATCGAGAAGATCGGCGGCACGGTCGACGTCGACTCGACCCCCGGCCGGGGGACGACCTGGCGGCTGACGATCCCGCTGACGCTGGCGATCATCCAGGCGCTGACCGTCGAGTGCAGCACCGAGCAGTACGCAATCCCGCAGATCGCGGTCGACGAACTGGTCTTCGTCGACGGCTCCTCGGACAAGAATATCGAGCACGTCTCGGGTGCGCCGGTCTACCGGCTCCGGGGCAAGCTGCTGCCGCTGGTCCGGCTCGACGAGACGCTCGGGCTGCCGGTCGGCTCGAACGACAAGGACGTCTACATCGCGGTCCTCCAGGCGGAGGGACGGCGGTTCGGCCTGGTCGTCGACCGCGTCCTGAACACCGAGGAGATCGTGGTCAAGCCGCTCGCGGCGCTGCTCAAGGACATCGGCGTGTACCAGGGGTCGACGATCCTCGGCGACGGAAAGGTGGCGCTCATCCTCGACGTCCAGTCGCTCGCCCGCCGTTCGCTGCTGGCGGCCCAGGCCGTCGAGAAGTCCGGCATCGGTGCCGAGGCCCAGCAGGCGCAGGGCCGGGTCGGCAGCGGCAACCGGCTGCTCATCACCGGTGTCGGCGACCGCAGGGTCGCGGTGCCGCTGGACATGGTCACCCGGCTGGAGGAGTTCCCGGTCGACAAGATCGAGCGGGTCGGCAGTCGCGAGGTCGTGCAGTACCGCGGCCGGATCCTGCCGCTGGTGCGGCTGGCCCACTTGCTCGGCGCGTACCCGGCCGAGGATGGCGACTCGGTGCCGGTGGTCGTGTACAGCGAGCGCGGACGCAGTGTCGCGCTCGCCGTCGAGAAGATCGTCGACATCGTCGAGGACTCGCTGGCCACTCACAGCGATCTGGACGACTCCGGCCTCACCGGCTCGGCCGTCATCCAGCAGCGTGTCACCGAGATGCTCGACGTCCGGCAGGCGATCCTGGCCGCTGACGTCAACTTCTTCGACGCGATGGACGAGTACGCGGAGAACTACAGCGGTGGCCTCGAGGAGATGAGCGGCGTATGA
- a CDS encoding chemotaxis protein CheW: MTSRQYTTFEVADQLFGVDVAKVVEVLRFSEYTRVPLADKSVGGLINLRGQVMAAVDLRVRLGLEPRDMSKPSMNVIVSENDEPISLLVDKIGDVVELQDDTFEPPPDTLAGPVRELIIGAFKLDSRLMLALDAKRAVDSASNAAKVAAR, translated from the coding sequence ATGACCAGCCGTCAATACACGACGTTCGAGGTCGCCGATCAGCTGTTCGGGGTCGACGTCGCCAAGGTCGTCGAAGTGCTCCGGTTCAGCGAGTACACCCGCGTTCCGCTCGCGGACAAGTCGGTCGGTGGCCTGATCAACCTGCGTGGCCAGGTGATGGCCGCGGTCGACCTCCGGGTGCGGCTGGGGCTGGAGCCCCGGGACATGTCCAAGCCGTCGATGAACGTGATCGTGTCGGAGAACGACGAGCCGATCAGCCTGCTCGTCGACAAGATCGGCGACGTCGTCGAGCTGCAGGACGACACGTTCGAGCCGCCGCCGGACACGCTGGCCGGCCCGGTGCGCGAGCTGATCATCGGCGCCTTCAAGCTCGACAGCAGGCTGATGCTGGCGCTGGACGCCAAGCGCGCCGTGGACTCGGCCTCGAACGCGGCCAAGGTCGCGGCCAGATAG
- a CDS encoding response regulator, translating into MVIDDSRAMRLILRRIVSGLNFDVVEAGNGREAMDRLAELDTVPELALIDWNMPEMNGLEFVTAVRADKKFRGMTLMMVTTESEHGQIVRALAAGAHEYVIKPFTPDAIVDKLVMLGLIPDGAHA; encoded by the coding sequence ATGGTGATCGACGACTCCCGAGCGATGCGACTGATCCTCAGACGCATCGTCTCCGGTCTGAACTTCGACGTGGTCGAGGCCGGTAACGGGCGCGAGGCGATGGATCGCCTCGCCGAACTGGATACGGTGCCCGAGCTTGCGCTGATCGACTGGAACATGCCCGAGATGAACGGTCTCGAGTTCGTGACCGCCGTTCGCGCGGACAAGAAGTTCCGCGGGATGACGCTGATGATGGTCACGACTGAGAGCGAGCACGGACAGATCGTCCGCGCGCTCGCGGCCGGCGCCCACGAGTACGTGATCAAGCCGTTCACGCCGGATGCGATCGTGGACAAGCTGGTCATGCTCGGGTTGATCCCGGACGGGGCGCACGCATGA
- a CDS encoding ATP-binding protein: MTSTASILRAGFGALVALLLLLGGARLAVGQYLATNVDATIGRAANATAANAALLQALTDAETGLRGYQLTGERSFLEPYRRGIAQYPAARDVVVDAADDSGTDALRALVATQVARADAWLAFAAPLAGSPAGRDPGSAAAVARGKALFDQLRAVNTQVSAEFHAQRTTVLDRFRTITLVSDVVTALLTILAAVVALVLGLRTTRLFVTPLENIRTTLARLNRGDRSARGRVTGPPEVRKVVREINELADESERLRSSEADRARIRQEAHDLGASVSGSLDRDAILDQVVAGLGVALGVDYVYVRLAEGGSASSVDRLWNRQGRTPPSVEAFREATAATPWPRNSVWADRSAPAQPDAPDRVLAAAVLAAGGARSCLLTGFAVDGEASGLIVLVQADAARTWTGDERALLEAVAADAGRGLHVAQVYGHQRELAERFQDLDRQKTDFISTVSHELRTPLTSILGYLEILLSGDQGELTEAQERSLKVVERNAERLRELVGDLLTLSRIGSGSLEMTATRVEIASLVESVRGVFGPVAAGSGLTLECDAATDLAVNGDARQLERVLLNLVGNAVKFTPAGGTVRVVARPERADRVIVEITDTGIGIPVSDQERLFQPFQRASNAVASAIQGTGLGLAIARSIVERHGGEVTLRSAAGEGTMLTLVLPRAVGAPSDDGEDESTPADSAIRAAKARALTRSLLS; the protein is encoded by the coding sequence ATGACCTCGACGGCGAGCATCCTCCGCGCAGGGTTCGGTGCGCTCGTAGCGCTCCTCCTGCTGCTCGGTGGTGCCCGGCTGGCGGTCGGCCAGTACCTCGCGACGAACGTCGACGCGACGATCGGGCGCGCCGCGAACGCCACTGCGGCCAACGCTGCGCTGCTCCAGGCCCTCACCGACGCCGAGACCGGTCTGCGTGGTTACCAGCTGACCGGCGAGCGGTCGTTCCTCGAGCCGTATCGCCGCGGGATCGCGCAGTACCCCGCCGCGCGGGACGTCGTGGTCGACGCGGCCGACGATTCCGGGACCGACGCGCTCCGGGCGCTGGTGGCGACGCAGGTTGCGCGCGCGGATGCCTGGCTGGCGTTCGCGGCTCCGCTGGCCGGTTCCCCGGCGGGTAGGGACCCCGGGTCCGCCGCTGCGGTCGCGCGCGGCAAGGCGCTGTTCGACCAGCTGCGCGCCGTGAACACTCAGGTCAGCGCCGAGTTCCACGCGCAGCGCACGACCGTGCTCGACCGGTTCCGGACGATCACGCTGGTCAGCGACGTGGTGACCGCGCTGCTCACGATCCTGGCCGCGGTCGTCGCGCTCGTACTCGGGCTCCGGACCACCCGGCTGTTCGTCACGCCGCTGGAGAACATCCGGACCACGCTCGCGCGCCTCAACCGCGGCGACCGATCGGCGCGCGGCCGCGTCACCGGGCCGCCCGAGGTACGGAAGGTCGTCCGGGAGATCAACGAGCTGGCGGACGAGAGCGAACGGCTGCGCTCGTCGGAGGCCGATCGGGCCCGGATTCGCCAGGAGGCCCACGACCTCGGGGCGAGCGTGAGCGGTTCGCTGGACCGGGACGCGATCCTCGACCAGGTCGTAGCGGGGCTGGGTGTCGCGCTCGGCGTCGACTACGTCTACGTGCGGCTCGCCGAGGGGGGATCGGCGAGCTCCGTCGACCGGCTCTGGAACCGCCAGGGTCGGACGCCGCCCTCGGTCGAAGCGTTCCGCGAGGCCACCGCCGCGACGCCGTGGCCACGCAACAGCGTGTGGGCTGACCGATCGGCGCCGGCGCAGCCGGACGCGCCCGACCGTGTGCTGGCGGCGGCGGTGCTGGCGGCCGGGGGAGCCCGGTCGTGTCTGCTGACCGGTTTTGCCGTGGACGGGGAGGCGTCCGGCCTCATCGTCCTCGTGCAGGCCGACGCGGCGCGCACCTGGACCGGCGACGAGCGGGCGCTGCTGGAGGCGGTCGCTGCCGACGCAGGCCGCGGGTTGCACGTCGCCCAGGTCTACGGGCACCAGCGGGAACTCGCCGAGCGTTTCCAGGACCTGGACCGGCAGAAGACCGACTTCATCTCCACCGTGTCGCACGAGTTGCGGACCCCGCTGACCAGCATCCTCGGTTACCTGGAGATCCTGCTCTCCGGCGATCAGGGTGAGCTGACCGAGGCGCAGGAGCGCAGCCTGAAGGTGGTCGAGCGCAACGCCGAGCGGTTGCGTGAGCTGGTCGGTGACCTGCTCACGCTCTCCCGGATCGGGTCCGGCAGCCTGGAGATGACCGCGACCAGGGTGGAGATCGCGTCGCTGGTCGAGAGCGTGCGTGGGGTGTTCGGGCCGGTGGCGGCCGGGTCCGGGCTCACGCTGGAGTGCGACGCGGCCACCGACCTCGCGGTGAACGGCGACGCCCGTCAGCTCGAGCGGGTGCTGCTGAACCTCGTCGGCAACGCGGTGAAGTTCACGCCGGCCGGCGGGACCGTACGCGTGGTCGCGCGGCCCGAGCGAGCCGATCGGGTGATCGTGGAGATCACCGACACCGGGATCGGGATCCCGGTGTCGGACCAGGAGAGGCTGTTCCAGCCGTTCCAGCGGGCGTCGAACGCGGTGGCGAGCGCGATCCAGGGCACGGGCCTGGGGCTGGCGATCGCGCGTTCGATCGTCGAGCGGCACGGCGGTGAGGTGACGCTGCGCAGCGCGGCGGGCGAGGGGACGATGCTCACGCTCGTACTGCCCCGAGCCGTCGGCGCGCCCAGCGACGACGGTGAAGACGAGTCCACCCCCGCCGACAGCGCGATCCGTGCCGCGAAGGCCAGAGCACTGACCCGCTCCTTGCTCTCCTGA
- the flhA gene encoding flagellar biosynthesis protein FlhA, translated as MPSYLRSAVNLKALGPFAVPVGIVAIIVMMVVPMPAFLLDFLLALNITLSLVIVLVSLYVTRPLDFSIFPALLLVATLFRLALNISATRLVLIDGFAGHVIEAFGHIVIGGSLVIGMVMFLILVVIQFLVITKGAERVAEVGARFTLDAMPGKQMAIDADLNAGLIDEGEARRRREDVAAEADFYGSMDGAAKFVKGDAIAAIVITLINLIGGMTVGILQKGMAPMEAVNTYSLLSIGDGLVSQIPALLLSVSTGLIVTRSATSGDMGSSVITQIGAQKRALQIGGAAAVALCLVPGMPKLPFLLLGAGVLLIAQKMPSPAERAVEEAAEQAAAAAPTGPAPDSPEALLGEMRVDPLELALAPDLVDLVDTAGGDLLDRVRALRRKVALELGIIMPPVRTHDDLDLPLSSYGIRISGVEVARGQAPPGTALAIGDGLEALPGRAGHEPVFGLEGKWIPAELRHQAEMMGATVVDRASVVITHLAEVVRTNASRLLGREDVRALTEVVKRTHPVVVEELTPTLLSLGDIQRVLQALLDENVPIRDLVRIFEALSLAAKSGSTPDGLLEAARAALGGAIANQYINEGRLPVMTLDPQIEQMLLESLRPGEGGIQLGVDTARAESLVTEAHRLFDTAEQRGITAVLVCSPVLRLPLQRLVRLVTPRLPVLSYTEISGVSAQIETVGVVGGVYPAVA; from the coding sequence ATGCCGTCGTACCTGCGGAGCGCCGTGAATCTGAAGGCGTTGGGGCCGTTCGCCGTCCCGGTCGGGATCGTGGCCATCATCGTGATGATGGTCGTCCCCATGCCGGCCTTCCTGCTTGATTTCCTGCTGGCGTTGAACATCACGCTCTCGCTGGTCATCGTGCTGGTCAGCCTGTACGTGACGCGGCCGCTGGACTTCTCGATCTTCCCCGCGCTCCTGCTCGTCGCGACGCTGTTCCGGCTCGCGCTGAACATCAGCGCCACCCGGCTGGTGCTGATCGACGGCTTCGCCGGCCACGTCATCGAGGCGTTCGGCCACATCGTCATCGGTGGCTCGCTGGTCATCGGCATGGTGATGTTCCTGATCCTGGTCGTCATCCAGTTCCTGGTCATCACGAAGGGCGCCGAGCGCGTCGCCGAGGTCGGTGCCCGCTTCACGCTGGACGCGATGCCCGGTAAGCAGATGGCGATCGACGCCGACCTCAACGCCGGGCTCATCGACGAGGGTGAAGCGCGGCGCCGCCGCGAGGACGTCGCCGCCGAGGCGGACTTCTACGGGTCGATGGACGGTGCGGCGAAGTTCGTCAAGGGCGACGCGATCGCCGCGATCGTGATCACGCTGATCAACCTGATCGGCGGCATGACGGTGGGCATTCTCCAAAAGGGCATGGCCCCGATGGAGGCGGTCAACACCTACAGCCTGCTGAGCATCGGCGACGGCCTGGTCTCGCAGATCCCGGCGCTGCTGCTCTCGGTGTCGACCGGTCTGATCGTGACCCGCTCGGCGACGTCCGGCGACATGGGGTCGTCGGTGATCACCCAGATCGGCGCCCAGAAGCGGGCGCTGCAGATCGGCGGCGCTGCCGCGGTCGCACTGTGCCTGGTGCCCGGCATGCCGAAACTGCCGTTCCTGCTGCTCGGCGCCGGCGTCCTGCTGATCGCACAGAAGATGCCGTCGCCGGCCGAACGCGCCGTCGAGGAGGCCGCGGAGCAGGCAGCCGCCGCGGCGCCGACCGGACCCGCGCCGGACTCGCCGGAGGCGCTGCTGGGCGAGATGCGGGTCGACCCGCTCGAGCTGGCACTCGCCCCGGACCTGGTCGACCTGGTCGACACCGCCGGTGGTGACCTGCTCGACCGGGTGCGGGCGTTGCGTCGCAAGGTCGCGCTGGAACTCGGCATCATCATGCCGCCGGTGCGCACCCACGACGACCTGGATCTCCCGCTGTCCAGCTACGGGATCCGGATCAGCGGGGTCGAGGTGGCTCGCGGCCAGGCGCCGCCGGGCACCGCGCTGGCGATCGGCGACGGGCTGGAGGCGCTGCCCGGCCGGGCCGGACACGAGCCGGTGTTCGGGCTGGAAGGCAAGTGGATCCCCGCCGAGCTGCGGCACCAGGCCGAGATGATGGGTGCCACGGTCGTCGACCGCGCCTCGGTAGTGATCACGCACCTGGCCGAGGTCGTCCGGACGAACGCGAGCAGGCTGCTCGGCCGGGAGGACGTGCGCGCGCTCACCGAGGTGGTCAAGCGGACGCATCCGGTGGTGGTCGAGGAACTCACCCCGACGCTGCTCAGCCTCGGCGACATCCAGCGGGTGCTCCAGGCGCTGCTGGACGAGAACGTTCCGATCCGCGACCTGGTGCGGATCTTCGAGGCGCTGTCGCTGGCGGCAAAGTCCGGGAGCACTCCGGACGGCCTGCTGGAGGCGGCCCGCGCGGCGCTCGGCGGAGCGATCGCGAACCAGTACATCAACGAGGGACGCCTGCCGGTGATGACGCTCGACCCGCAGATCGAGCAGATGCTGCTGGAGTCGCTCCGTCCCGGCGAGGGCGGCATCCAGCTGGGCGTCGACACCGCGCGGGCGGAGTCGCTGGTCACCGAGGCACACCGGCTGTTCGACACGGCGGAGCAGCGCGGGATCACCGCGGTGCTGGTCTGCTCGCCGGTGTTGCGGCTGCCGTTGCAACGGCTGGTCCGGCTCGTGACGCCGCGCCTCCCGGTGCTGTCGTACACCGAGATCTCGGGCGTCTCCGCTCAGATCGAGACCGTGGGGGTGGTGGGCGGTGTCTACCCGGCTGTTGCTTGA
- a CDS encoding chemotaxis protein CheX, which yields MSATMAPTGDDLQQIAEQVWASYLDTDGEKPLVPLPPDKLSRDVVAGVAVSGAWHGLVLVACSAAASKEAAAALLGMGTDEVTDGDVDDALGELANVIGGNVKSLLPEPCTLGLPEVHNDADNDPWLAGDEICRFEATWMGEPMEVSVLEKPQGGETE from the coding sequence ATGAGCGCGACCATGGCCCCCACCGGCGACGATCTCCAGCAGATCGCCGAACAGGTTTGGGCGTCCTACCTCGATACCGACGGTGAGAAACCGCTGGTCCCGCTACCGCCGGACAAGCTCTCCCGGGACGTGGTGGCCGGGGTGGCGGTCAGCGGTGCCTGGCACGGGCTGGTTCTGGTGGCGTGCTCTGCGGCGGCCTCCAAGGAGGCGGCCGCGGCGCTGCTCGGAATGGGAACGGACGAGGTCACCGACGGCGACGTCGACGACGCCCTCGGCGAACTAGCGAACGTTATCGGCGGCAACGTCAAGAGCCTCCTACCCGAGCCCTGCACGCTCGGCCTGCCCGAGGTGCACAACGACGCCGACAACGACCCGTGGCTGGCGGGGGACGAAATCTGTCGGTTTGAGGCCACCTGGATGGGTGAGCCTATGGAGGTCAGCGTGCTGGAAAAGCCGCAAGGGGGGGAGACCGAATGA
- a CDS encoding CheR family methyltransferase — MTLSAHEFQFVSSLVRREASIVLEPGKEYLVEARLLPLARKAGLASVTEFLLRAQGPAGRSDRDSIVDALTTNETSWFRDREPFTAMTDLVIPQLVKSRGTARSMRVWSAASSSGQEPYTLAILLKENLPPGWTYEILGTDISTEMLARAETGRYSQLEVNRGLPAPLLVKHFTRVGPEWEVAAPIKKAVSFKRLNLAAPFPPMPAFDVVFLRNVLIYFDVETKRGVLKRIRNLLKPDGWLFLGAAETTMGIDDGFERVVTGRTSAYRPRTGTSAPVGVTGKG; from the coding sequence ATGACCCTCTCGGCGCACGAGTTCCAATTCGTCAGCAGCCTGGTACGCCGGGAGGCGTCGATCGTGCTGGAACCGGGGAAGGAATACCTGGTCGAAGCCCGGCTGCTGCCGCTGGCCCGCAAAGCGGGCCTGGCCTCGGTCACCGAGTTCCTGCTCCGGGCACAGGGCCCGGCCGGTCGTAGCGACCGGGACAGCATCGTCGATGCGCTGACGACGAACGAGACGTCCTGGTTCCGGGATCGGGAGCCGTTCACCGCGATGACCGACCTGGTCATCCCGCAGCTGGTGAAGTCCAGGGGGACGGCGCGCAGCATGCGGGTCTGGTCGGCCGCGTCGTCCAGCGGCCAGGAGCCGTACACGCTGGCGATCCTGCTCAAGGAGAACCTGCCGCCGGGCTGGACGTACGAGATCCTCGGAACCGACATCTCCACCGAGATGCTGGCCAGAGCCGAGACCGGCCGGTACAGCCAGCTCGAGGTGAACCGAGGTCTGCCGGCGCCGTTGCTGGTCAAGCACTTCACCCGGGTCGGTCCGGAGTGGGAGGTGGCCGCCCCGATCAAAAAGGCGGTCAGCTTCAAGCGGCTCAATCTGGCGGCGCCGTTCCCGCCGATGCCCGCATTCGACGTGGTGTTCCTGCGGAACGTGCTCATCTACTTCGACGTCGAGACGAAGCGGGGCGTGCTCAAGCGCATCCGCAATCTGCTGAAGCCCGATGGGTGGCTCTTCCTCGGCGCTGCCGAGACCACGATGGGAATCGACGACGGCTTTGAGCGCGTCGTCACCGGACGGACGTCGGCCTATCGGCCGCGGACCGGTACTTCGGCGCCGGTCGGCGTCACGGGGAAGGGGTGA
- a CDS encoding response regulator transcription factor, producing the protein MSTVLIADDDPDILALVTFKVKQAGYTLITATDGAAALAAARETTPDLVVLDVSMPRMSGLEVCRELRADAATAKVPVLLLTARAQEADIEAGFDVGADDYVVKPFSPRELVARIAAILGPA; encoded by the coding sequence ATGAGCACGGTTCTGATCGCCGACGACGATCCGGACATTCTGGCGCTGGTGACGTTCAAGGTGAAACAAGCCGGGTACACGCTCATCACCGCGACCGACGGCGCCGCGGCGCTGGCCGCTGCCCGCGAGACCACGCCCGACCTGGTCGTGCTCGATGTGTCGATGCCGCGGATGTCCGGACTCGAAGTGTGCCGTGAACTGCGCGCGGACGCGGCCACCGCGAAGGTGCCGGTGCTGCTACTGACCGCGCGGGCGCAGGAGGCGGACATCGAGGCCGGCTTCGACGTCGGAGCCGACGACTACGTCGTGAAGCCGTTCAGCCCCCGCGAACTCGTCGCACGAATCGCCGCGATCCTGGGTCCGGCGTAA